The Desulfovibrio psychrotolerans genome includes the window ACAAGCACTTCCTCAAGCAGCCCGAAAAGGCGCAGGAGCATTTTTCCGCCCTGCTCGCCAACGACAATGCGGAGCCCGAGTTGAAACAACGCGCCCAGCAGGAACTGGAAACGGAACACAAATAGCCGCATACGGCCTATGGATACCTTCCGGGCAACATGGAAACCATGTTGCCCGTTTTTCGTTTGTGCAGTAGGGTGGCGAATGCTGCACGGCATCTCTTTTTTTCCGCCACTTGCGGAAACGAATTCTCCTGCGGACAGGTCTTGCGCCATGCTCTCCCGGCCCCTTGCGCGGCCCGCCCCTTCTCTGCCCCGTGTGCGCCCTTTTGCATCCGCATGCCCCTGCGCGCCGGACAGACCGTTGCGGCACACGGCACAGCACGCACAACCGCAGCATACACCGCTCTTGCCACCCGCTTCTCAAAGATGCCTGCCCCGCCGGGGATTACACCCGCTGTCATCCGCCCTGCAGCCATCACTGCCGCTCGCGTTGCAACGCCCGTCGCCCGGCCCACTGCTGCGCCCATTACTGCACCAATTGCTAAGCCCGTTGCTAAGCCCGTTGCTAAGCCCGTTGCTGCGCCCATTGCCGAGATTGACACACCCGGAACAGACAGCGTATAGTAGTAAATTATACTTTAACAATTTTGTCAAAGATTGCCCGGCCCGCCGGACCGCGCCGGGATGCGCACATACTCCGGGGCTTTTCGCCGTTTGCGAAGCGCCCCATGCCGTCCCGATGAGCCGGAAACCTGCGGCAGTCTGCCACACTCGCCAGCAAAAGACCGCAAAACGAGTCCACTCGTTGTAAGGCCTTGAAAATGATAGCCACACAAACCTTTGGGAGACCCACACGATGAGCGAAATCATAGGCAAGGCTTTGACGTTCGACGACGTCCTCCTGCTTCCCGGTTACTCGGAAACCACACCGGACATGGTAGACGTAAGTACGCGCCTGACACACTCCATCCCCCTGAACATTCCCCTCATTTCCGCAGCCATGGATACGGTGACGGAATCCGAAATGGCCATTGCCATGGCCCGCAACGGCGGCATAGGCGTCATCCACAAGAACATGCCGCTGGAACAGCAGTGCCTGGAAGTGCAGAAGGTGAAGAAGTCCGAGTCCGGCATGATTCTGGACCCCGTGACCATTGAACCCGACCTCACCATTGCGCAGGCTCTGGAAGTGATGTCCGTTTACAAGGTTTCCGGCCTGCCCGTGCTGCGCGGCAAGGAGCTTGTGGGCATTCTCACCAACCGTGATGTCCGGTTTATCGAATCCCCTGAGACAACCAAAGTTTCTGAGATGATGACCAGCAAAAATCTGGTGACCGTTCCCGTGGGCACCACGCTGGAAGAAGCCAAGCGCCACCTGCACGAACACCGCATTGAAAAACTGCTGGTGGTGGACGCTGACCGCACGCTCAAGGGCCTCATCACCATGAAGGACATAGACAAGGTGGTAAAATACCCCCATTCCACCAAGGATGAGCAGGGCAGGCTGCGCGCTGCCGCCGCTCTGGGGGTGGGCAAGGATTGCGAAATGCGCGCCGAAGCGCTGCTCAGAGCCGGTGCGGACGCACTGGTGCTGGATTCTGCCCACGGCCACTCCAAAAACATTCTGGACGCCGTTGCCATGATCCGGGGCAGCTTTCCCGCCGCACAGGTGGTGGCAGGCAACATTGCCACCTATGACGGAGCCAAGGCCCTGTTCAAGGCGGGCGCAGATACCGTGAAGGTGGGCATAGGACCCGGTTCCATCTGCACCACGCGCATTGTGGCCGGTGTGGGCGTGCCGCAGATATCTGCCGTGCAGGAAGCCTACAAGGCTGCGCTGGAAGTGGACCGCACCATCATCGCAGACGGCGGCATCAAGTACTCCGGCGATATTGTCAAGGCCATAGCCGTGGGCGCAAGCACGGTGATGATAGGTTCCATTTTCGCCGGAACGGATGAATCGCCGGGTGAAACCGTGCTCTATCAGGGCCGTCGTTACAAGAACTACCGCGGCATGGGCTCCATAGACGCCATGAAGGCAGGCAGCTCCGACCGCTACTTCCAGGAAAAAAGCAAGAAGCTGGTGCCCGAAGGCATTGTGGGCCGCGTTCCCTACAAGGGCCCCGTGTCGGACACCATCCACCAGCTCATCGGCGGCCTGCGCTCGGGCATGGGCTATGTGGGTGCGGCTACCATAAGCGATCTGACCCGCAAGGCCCGCCTTGTGGAAATTTCGCCCGCCGGCCTGCGCGAATCGCACGTGCACGACGTTATCATCACCAAGGAAGCCCCCAACTACAAAATGGAAAACTAGGGACTCGTCTTCCCGCAAAGGATATCCATGGAATCCATCAGCAAAGTCATCATTATAGACTACGGTTCGCAGTTCACGCAGCTTATCGCGCGGCGCGTGCGTGAAGCAGGCGTGTATTCTGAAATCCACCCCTGCATCGTCACGGCGCAGGAAGTGAAGGCCATGCGCCCCTCTGCCGTCATTCTTTCCGGCGGTCCCGCCAGCGTGGGCGATGCAGATGCCCCCGCGCTGGACATGGGTTTTCTGCAACTGGGCGTGCCCGTGCTGGGCATATGCTACGGCATGCAGTTGCTGGCGCACAACATGGGCGGCGCCTTGGCAAGCTCGGAAACCCGTGAATACGGCCCTGCCGACCTGCAGATTCTGAAGTCCTGCCCCCTGTTTGAAGGCATTGCGCAGGAAGATGCCTCCCGCGTCTGGATGTCGCACGGCGACAAGGTGAAGGCAGCCCCGGCCGGGTTTGACGTTGTGGGCCGCACGGAAACGCTGGATATCGCCGCTATGGCGGACGAATCCAGAAACATCTATGCGCTCCAGTTCCACCCGGAGGTGCACCACTCCGTGGACGGCACGCAGATGATCAACAACTTCCTGTTCAAAATCGCCAAAATCAAGCCGGACTGGACCATGTCCGGATTCATCGAAAGCGTTATCCGCGATGTGCGCGAAGCCGTGGGACCGGAAGGCAATGTGGTCTGCGGGCTTTCCGGCGGCATAGACTCCACCGTGGTCGCCGTGCTGCTGAATAAGGCCATAGGCCACCGCCTGCACTGCATCTTTGTGGATAACGGCCTTATGCGCGCGCAGGAAGTGGAAGAGGTTTCCAGCTATCTGCGTGAGCACTTCGACCTTAACCTCACAGTTGTGGACGCCAGCGAACGGTTCCTCTCCAAGCTGGCAGGCGTGGACGACCCCGAAAAGAAACGCAAGATCATCGGTTACGAGTTCATCGAGATATTTGATGAAGAAGCACACCGCATTGAAAATGTGGCCTATCTCGCACAGGGCACGCTCTACCCGGACGTGATCGAATCCATCTCGCACAAGGGCCCCTCCGCCGTCATCAAGAGCCACCACAACGTGGGCGGGCTGCCGGAGAAGATGAAGCTCAAGCTCATCGAACCCCTGCGCGAGCTTTTCAAGGACGAGGTGCGCAAGGTGGCCATGGAACTGGGCATGCCCGATTCCATTGTATGGCGCCATCCCTTCCCCGGTCCGGGGCTTGCCATCCGCATCATCGGCGAAATTACGGCCGAGCGGCTGGAAATCCTCAGAAAAGCGGACAAGATCGTGCAGAACGAGTTGACTGCTTCCGGCTGGTATCGCAAAGTGTGGCAGGGATTTGCCGTTCTGCTGCCCCTTAAGACCGTGGGCGTTATGGGCGACGGGCGCACCTATGAGCACGTTATCGCCCTGCGCATTGTGGACAGCGTGGACGCCATGACGGCGGACTGGGTGCGCATGCCCTCCGAGATTCTGGAGCGCATCTCCAGCCGCATTATCAATGAAGTTAAGGGTGTGAACCGGGTGGTCTACGACATTTCGTCCAAGCCCCCGAGCACCATTGAATGGGAATAGTGTAAACCTCATCACCTCAGGCGAAACTGCATGTTCGGAATCGGCACTACTGAAATACTGGTCATTCTTGTTGTGGCCCTTATCGTTCTCGGTCCGAAGAGTCTGCCCAAGATTGCCCGCTCCATGGGCAAGGGGCTGGCGGAATTCCGCCGTGTTTCCACGGACTTCCAGCGAACCATAAATCTGGAAGTAGACATGGAGGAACACGAAAAGCG containing:
- the guaB gene encoding IMP dehydrogenase, which translates into the protein MSEIIGKALTFDDVLLLPGYSETTPDMVDVSTRLTHSIPLNIPLISAAMDTVTESEMAIAMARNGGIGVIHKNMPLEQQCLEVQKVKKSESGMILDPVTIEPDLTIAQALEVMSVYKVSGLPVLRGKELVGILTNRDVRFIESPETTKVSEMMTSKNLVTVPVGTTLEEAKRHLHEHRIEKLLVVDADRTLKGLITMKDIDKVVKYPHSTKDEQGRLRAAAALGVGKDCEMRAEALLRAGADALVLDSAHGHSKNILDAVAMIRGSFPAAQVVAGNIATYDGAKALFKAGADTVKVGIGPGSICTTRIVAGVGVPQISAVQEAYKAALEVDRTIIADGGIKYSGDIVKAIAVGASTVMIGSIFAGTDESPGETVLYQGRRYKNYRGMGSIDAMKAGSSDRYFQEKSKKLVPEGIVGRVPYKGPVSDTIHQLIGGLRSGMGYVGAATISDLTRKARLVEISPAGLRESHVHDVIITKEAPNYKMEN
- the guaA gene encoding glutamine-hydrolyzing GMP synthase, which encodes MESISKVIIIDYGSQFTQLIARRVREAGVYSEIHPCIVTAQEVKAMRPSAVILSGGPASVGDADAPALDMGFLQLGVPVLGICYGMQLLAHNMGGALASSETREYGPADLQILKSCPLFEGIAQEDASRVWMSHGDKVKAAPAGFDVVGRTETLDIAAMADESRNIYALQFHPEVHHSVDGTQMINNFLFKIAKIKPDWTMSGFIESVIRDVREAVGPEGNVVCGLSGGIDSTVVAVLLNKAIGHRLHCIFVDNGLMRAQEVEEVSSYLREHFDLNLTVVDASERFLSKLAGVDDPEKKRKIIGYEFIEIFDEEAHRIENVAYLAQGTLYPDVIESISHKGPSAVIKSHHNVGGLPEKMKLKLIEPLRELFKDEVRKVAMELGMPDSIVWRHPFPGPGLAIRIIGEITAERLEILRKADKIVQNELTASGWYRKVWQGFAVLLPLKTVGVMGDGRTYEHVIALRIVDSVDAMTADWVRMPSEILERISSRIINEVKGVNRVVYDISSKPPSTIEWE